The following nucleotide sequence is from Streptomyces sp. NBC_00239.
TCCCTGCGCCGGGCCTGGGACCAGGCCCTCACCACCCTCGCCTACTGCGACCTCGGCGAGCCGGGCCCCGCCACCACCGCCCACCTCGCCGCCTGCTGGCTCCGCCACGACGAGATCGACCGCTGCGCCCAGCGCCCGGCCGCCGCACCGACGGGGAGCTGAGCCCGGTGTCGTACCTGAACGCGCAGCCCCCCGAGGCCACTCTGCTCCACGTCTTCACCGCCTACCCCGACACCGCGCGCCCGCTCCTCGAACTCCACGAGGAACTCCTGCGCAAACCCTCCCCGTTCACCGTCGCCGAGCGGGAACTCATGGCCGCCTACGTCTCCGGGCTCAACGACTGCGGCTACTGCCACGGCATCCACACTGCCACCGCGGAGGCCTTCGGCGTACCCGAAGGCCTGCTCGCCGCAGCCCTCGCCGACCTCGACGCCGCGCCCGTCGACCCCCGGCTGAAGCCGGTGCTGCGCTACCTGGAGATCCTCACCCGCACCCCGTCGCGCCTCACCCCGCAGGACGCCGAGGCCGTCCGCGCCGCGGGCTGGGACGACCGCGCGCTCCACGACGCCGTCCTGGTCGGCGCCCTGTTCAACTTCATGAACCGGATGGTCGAAGGGCTCGGCATCGCCGGCGATCCCGCCTACGCCCCGTCCGCCGCGGACCGCCTCCACCGGCACGGCTACACGGCCCTCACCACCGCCAACACCGGTTCCTGACCGCCGGAGTTCACCACCGGCACCCCTGCCGGACTCCTGCCGTGGCCCGGTACGTCACGCGACGCGTCCAGTCTTCACCCGCACACCACTGACGCGTGCCTGACAGTTGGAGTCTTCTTCCGTGACCCCTCACCGTCCCGCCCGGCCCACCGCCCTCGCGCTCGCCGCGGCCCTCGCCGTCCTCGCCGGCCTTACCGCATCCGTACCCGCCGGTGCGCAGGCCCGCCCCGCCGCCGGACCGCCGTCCGCCACCGCAGCGGAGCTCCCGTCCGTCACCGCCACCGCAGAGACGGCCACGCTGTTCGACGACGAGGAAGGCGGCAACGCCAACGCCGACGACCCGGCGATCTGGCGCAACGACGCCGACCCGGCCCGCAGCCTCGTCATCGCCACCGCCAAGGAAGGCGGCCTGCGCGTCTACGACCTGAAGGCCCGCCAGGTCCAGGCCCTGACCGCGCCCGCCGGCCCGACCGCCGCCGACGCCCCCGGCCGCTTCAACAACGTCGACCTGGTCCACCGGATGCGGCTCTCCGGCGGCGCCCGCGCCGACCTCGCCGTCACCACCGACCGCGGCAACGACCGGCTCCGCGTCTACCGCATCGACCCGGGCCGCCCCGGCGGCCCCCTCAAGGACGTCACCGCGCCCACCGCGCCCCCCGTCTTCTCCACCACGCAGGACGAGATCAACGACCAGCGCACCGCCTACGGCCTCGCCACCTGGACCGACCGCGCCACCGGCCGCACGTACGCCCTGGTCAGCCGCCGCCACGAGACGACCGTCGCGCTCCTCGAACTCACCGCCGCCCCCGGCGGCACGGTGACCTACCGCACCGTCCGCAGCCTGGACCTCCCGTCCTCCTTCCGGCTGCCCGACGGCACCTCCTGGACGCCCTGCGGCGAACCGGACGAGCGCCCCCAGGTCGAGGGCATGGTCGTCGACCCCGCCACCGGCACCCTTTACGCGGGCCAGGAGGACGTCGGCATCTGGAGCGTCCGCGCCGACCTCACCTCGCGGCCCGTCCTCGTGGACCGGGTCCGCGAGTACGGCGTACCGGCCCGGTACGACGAGGAGACCGAGGAGTGCACGCCCGGCGCCGACCCCGGCTACGGCGGCCGCCACCTGACCGCCGACGTCGAGGGCCTCACCGTCATCGGCGGCCGGGACGGCGAGGGCTACCTGATGGCCTCCAGCCAGGGCGACGACACGTTCGCCCTCTACGACCGCGGCCGCAACGGCCGGCTCGGGTACGAGGGCGGGCTGCGCATCGCCGCCCGCTCCGACGACCTCGACGGATCCGAGGAGTGCGACGGCGCCGCCGCCCTCGCCCGGCCGCTCGGTCCCGACTACCCGCGCGGCCTCCTCGTCGTCCAGGACGGCCACGACGCCCCCGAGGACGGCCCCCGCACCGCCACCGGCTTCAAGTTCGTGGACCTGGGTGCCGTGCTCGACACCCTCGACGACTGATCCCGGGCGCCGCGCCGCCGCCCGCTGACGGGGAGCGGCGCGGCGGCCGCCGTCCGACCGGGTTTTCCCGCGGTGCCCCGTGTACGGCGGGGGCGGAAGTGGCAGGGTGGACGGCATGTGTGGTCGATATGCGTCCAGCCGTGCCCCCGCCGACCTCGCCGGCCGGTTCGAAGCGAGCTGGGACGGGCGGGAGACCCTCGCCGCGAGCTGGAACGTTGCCCCCACCGACCCCGTGTGGGCGGTCATGGAACGCCCCGACCGGGACACCGGCGCCATCGAGCGCAGCCTGCGGGCCGTCCGGTGGGGCCTCGTACCGTCCTGGGCGAAGGACCCGGCGGTCGGCTCCCGGATGATCAACGCGCGGGTCGAGACGGTCCACGAGAAGCCTGCGTACCGGCGGGCCTTCGCCAAGCGGCGGTGCCTGCTCCCCGCCGACGGCTTCTACGAATGGCAGCCCGTCCCCGCCACCGCCGGTGCGAAGGCGTACAAGCAGCCGTACTTCATCCGGCCCGAGGACGGCGCGGTGATGGCGATGGCCGGCCTGTACGAGTTCTGGCGCGACCCGTCCGTGCCCGACGAGGACGACCCCGCCGCCTGGCTGACCACGGCCACCATCATCACCACCGAGGCCACCGACCACGCGGGCCGGATCCACCCCCGGATGCCGCTCGCCCTCGAGGCCGCCGACTACGAGGCCTGGCTCGACCCGGGCCACCAGGACACCCACGCGCTGCGGGCCCTGCTCCACACCCCCGCCAACGGCGACCTGCAGGTCCGGGCGGTGACCACCGCCGTCAACAGCGTCCGCAACAACGGCCCGCACCTCCTCGACGCCCCCGCCGGCCCGGTGCCGGCGCCCCCCGACGCGTTCTGAGGACGCGGCCCGGCCCCGCCGGGGCGTAGGTGGCCGCCCCGGCGCGCGGCTCCTCAGGTGCGGGGCTTGGCGCGGACGTGCATGCGCTCGCCCTGCCTGCCGAAGAGGCTGAGGACCTCGACCGGCCGCCCGTCCGCGCTGCTGAACCAGTGCGGCAGCCGCGTGTCGAACTCGGCCGCCTCGCCCGCCCCGAGGACCAGATCGCGGTCGCCGAGGACGAGCCGCAGCCGGCCGCCCAGCACGTACAGCCACTCGTAGCCCTCGTGCGTGCGCAGGTCCGGTACGGGGCCCCGGTCCGTGATCACCATCTTGTACGCCTGCAACGGGCCCGGGCCCCGGGAAAGCGGTACGACCGTGCCGCCGTCGGGGAGCGTGCGCGGGGTCAGCCTGACCCGGGGATCCCCGACCTCGGGCGCGCCCACGAGGTCGTCCAGCGGCACGCGGTACGCGGCGGCGAGCGGAAGCAGCAGCTCCAGGCTGGGGCGGCGCTGTCCGGACTCCAGCCGGGACAGCGTGCTCTTGGAAATGCCGGTCGTCTCGGCGAGCGCGGCGAGCGTGAGGTTGCGCTGGGTGCGCAGCCGCTTGAGCCGGGGGCCGACCTCGTCGAGGACCGCCCGGTAGGGAGGCGCTGGTTCGTCCATGCGGCCATTGCACCTCCGCCGTCCCGGAAACGGCAACAAGAATTGCCGCCCCGCTCCCGCCAGGTGCACGCTTCCCGGCATGAGCGCACACGGCGATTCCGGACAGGCACCCGTCGACGACCACGGTCACCGGGTCGGCGACCGGCAGGGTCACGGCGACCACGAGAGCCACGGGCCGGGCCACGGCCACGGCCAGGACCACGGGGCGGGCCACGGCCACGGCCAGGACCACGGGGCGGGCCACGGCCACCACACCGACATCGACTGGGAGGTCATGGCCACCCACCTGGAGAGCAACGGCGAGGTCCAGCTCCCGGTCCTGCGCCGGACCGCGGACCGCCTCAAGGAACTGCTCGGCCCCGGCCACCGGGTGCGCCGCGTCCTCGACGTCGGCAGCGGCCCGGGCGTGATGACCTGCGTGTTCGCCGAAACCTTCGAGCACGCCGAGACGGTCGCCGTGGACGGCGCCCGCGGGCTGCTGGACCACGCCCTGGCCCGAGCCGAGCGGCTCGGTCTCCGGGACAGGGTCGCGGTCCGCCACGCGGAACTGCCCGAAGGCTTCACCGGTGCCGGTGCCGGCGCGGACGCGGACGGCGGGAGCGGCATCGGCACGGCGGACCTGGTCTGGAGCAGCAAGGCCGTGCACCACCTCGGCGACCAGCAGCAGGCGCTCGACGCGCTGGCGGCCGTGCTGAGGCCCGGCGGGATCCTCGCGGTGGCGGAGGGCACCCTGCCCATGCGCTTCCTCCCGCGTGACATCGGCATCGGCCGCCCGGGCCTCCAGGCCCGCCTCGACGCCCTGCAGGAGGAGTGGTTCGAGACCATGCGGGCCGAGCTGCCGGGCAGCACCGCCGTGGTCGAGGACTGGCCCGCGATGCTGGGCCGTGCCGGTCTCGCGGACGCCGGCAGCTTCACCTTCCTCCTCGACCTGCCCGCGCCCCTGGACGATCAGGCCCGCGGCTTCCTGCACGCCCACCTGACCCGGCTGCGCGAGGGGATGGGCGGCGCCCTCGACGAGGAGGACCTGAAGACCCTGGACGTGCTCGTCGACCCCGAGGCGCCGGACGGCATCCTCCGCCGCCCCGACGCCTTCCTCCTCGCCGCCACCACGGTCTACACCGGCAGGAACCCCGCCGACGGCTGAGCGGCGGGCGGGGCGGCGGCGCGGCGCCGCCGCGAATGTCGGTCCGCAGCGTGACCCCAGCCCTGCCGAATCGTTCTTTCAGGTGTCGCATTCGATGCACTCATTCCGCGTCCCCGCGGCGTGCGCGACACCGGCCCCGGGACGGACCCCCTCCGTCCCGGGGCCTTCGCCGTGCGCCGTCAGTGGCCGTACGGAGGCTCCAGGCAGCCGGTCTCCGGGAACGGGCCGTTGGTCTTCACCTCGTAGTTGGTCTTCTGGACGAACGCCGTGACGCAGGCGCTGTCACCGACGTAGAGGCCGATCTGGGCACCCTCGGGCGTCACGTAGTGGTCGGTCTCCCAGCGCAGGTCCATCGCCCGCACGTCGAGCGTGCCGCCGAGCAGCTCGCCCTTCGGAGTGACCCGGCGCTCCTCGTACCCGAGCGCGAGCACCGCCGCGCGCACGCTCGCGGGGTCCCACTTCTTCTCTCCCCAGAGCCGCTTGAGCACGGGCTCGATGCGGTCGGCCTGCCTGCGCGCCTCCTCCTCGTCGGCCGGCGCCATCTCGCCGGAGCGGCGGTAGGCGTTGTTCTCCCGGTAGTGCGGGGCGCCGTCGCCGGCCCCCGGCTCCACGTACGGGGACGCCCCCGGCGCGGCAGAGGCGCTCGCGGAGCCCCGGGGCGTGCCGGGCGCCGCCTCCGCCCGCGCGTCCGCGGCCCGGTGCGTGCCGCACCCGGTCAGGGACAGGGCCGCGCCCAGCAGCAGGACCGCCGCGGCCGCGCGCCGGTGTCGTGCACACGTCGAGATCAACATGCGGGCGACTCTGCCACGGCGGGGGAGCGGCGGACCATCCGCACCGGTACTCAGTTCGTACCCGGCGCTGCTACTCAGCGCTCGCCGTCGGCCCGCGCTCAGCCTGTGGCCGGCCGGCGGCCGGCAGTCGGCGGGCAGCAGGCCGGTGGCCGGCCGGCAGCCGGCGCCCGCGCTCACCCCGCCGCGACCGCCCGGCGGACCGCCGCCTCGATGGCCCGCTGGCCGGCCGGCAGCGGGTGGCCGCGGTTGGCACCCCCGTGCAGGCCCACGTCGTACACCCAGGGCTGAGCGGTGCACAGTTCGTGCCCGGTGAGCACCTCGCGCACCGACACGTACGACACCTTCGCCTCACGGGCGGCGGTCGCGATCGCCTGGTCCAGGCGGGTCGCGAGGCTGTTCAGCCCGGCGCGCTCCCCGGACGACAGCCAGAGGCAGCGCGTCGTGTCCGACTGCCGTAGCGGGAACAGCCTGGGGTAGCCGACGACCAGCACCCGGGACGTACGCGGCACGGTCGAGCGCACCAGCCCGTACGAGCTGCGCAGCAGGCCGGGCAGGGTCGAGGTCACGTAGCTGTTGGCGTGGGAGAGGGAGCGGTCCTGGATGCAGTCGACGAGGAAGCAGCGCCGCAGGATGCCGGAGAACCCCACGTCGTTGCCGCCGATGGTCAGGGTGACCAGTCCGGGCGCCGGCTTGACGGCCTTCAACCGGCCGGTCACCTGGGCCGGTTCACCGTGGTACGGCTGGGTGAAGGCCGACGCCTTCGCCCCCGAGCAGGCGACGTGCGCCACCAGTTGCACGCCCGGGTCGTCGGCCGCGAGCAGCCGCGGCCACGCCTGCGCCCCGCGGTGGCAGTCACCGGACGCGGAGTCGAACGGAGGATTTCCCTCCCCGGAGGAGTACGAGTCGCCCAGCGCGACCGTGCGCACCGGCGCGGGCAGCGCCTTCGCGGACTTGAGCAGGGTCGCGCGCGGCTCGTCCATGCCGAGTCCGCCGCGCGGCAGCGAGAACAGCGTCGGCGTCCACGCCGAGCAGTCCGCGTCGGCGCACACGGACTGCTGGAAGTACAGCCTTCCCTCGGCGAACCCGTACACCTGCGTGTGCCCGTTGCGTCCGCCGTCGAACGACGAGGTGTCGAAGGAGTCGAGCGGCGCGCCGGAGGTGTGGCTGTACGCGTCCACCTGGAGGCTGGTCGACGAGAAGCCGCCGTAACTCACGTTGCGGACCAACAGCACCCGGCCCCGGCTGTCCGCGTGCACGGCGACCGGCGCGTAGGCGCGCACGTCGCCGTCCGCGCCGGTGACGCGCGCGGGCAGGGCCCGCGAGAACAACTGCTTCGCCTTGGTGTCGAAGGCGAGCAGCCGGTCCGTGTTCGGGACGTCCGTGCGGTGGCTGCTCAGCAGCGCCGGGGCGCCCCAGCCCGCCGCGGACCAGGCGTTGATCCCGAGCGTCGTGCAGTACGGCAGGACGTGGCGGCCCGTACGCCCGTTGACGCCGAAGACCTCGACCCGGTTCGCGGTGTAGTGGGTGGCGCAGTCAGGCCGGGAGCCGGTCCCGTTCCGGTCGGTGACGTACGCGAAGACGTAGCCGTCCGGGTTGACGGCCAGCCTCTGCGGCATCTCGGACGCCGCAGAGGTGACGCGGACCCGCCCGTACTCGCGGCCCCCGTAGTCCAGGAAGCGGACGCCGTCGCCGTTCCGGTTGAGGACCACCAGGCCGCGCCGGTGGGCGCCGACGAGCTCGCCGGAGTCCGCGGCCCGGTTGAGGAAGAGGAGCGCTCCGGTGGCGGCCGACAGCCCGAACACGGCCGCCTGGGCGCCGCAGGAGGTGTGCCCGGTGGCGGCGCCGTAGACGTTGCCGTCCGCGCCGGTGACCAGCCGGCCGACCGACAGCGGCGCGCTGCCGCAGGTGGAAGTGATGGTCCGGGACCACTGGAGGGCGGCGCCGCGGTACGCGACCACCGTGGACGGGTCCTGGTTGCCGGGGCGCGGGCGTGGCCGGATACCGACCGTCAGCCCGCTGCCCGTGACCGTGCGCAGGCACCCGGCCATGGCGCCCGTCGGTGCGCCCGGCAGCGTCGCGCCCGCGGAGCTGAAGCGCCGTACCGCCGGGGCCGCCGAGGCGCTTCCGTCGCAGCCCTGGACGGAGACACCGGACTGGAGATCGGTCTCCAGTGGCCCCCCGCTCACCCCGGGTGTCGTCCGCTGCCACGGACCGGGCTGCTCCGCCGGTGTGGCGGGCCCGTTCAGCCCGGCGGACAACGACATCGCGGTGACCGCCGTCACCAGCCAGCGCCTGGCACGCATGAGCATCAGCCCCCTGCCCCGAGACCACCCGTTCCGGCCCGGCGGCCGGATCGGGCGCACGGGCGGGCGGTGGCCGAATGCTATCGGCGGGCCACGCCCCGGCGGCGGCGTTTTCTCCGATTCGCCGGTGCGCGGCCTGCCACCGCAGGCATGTCGTGTGCACGCCTGGCGGTGTTACCGTCACGCCATGTCCAAGTCCGAAATTGATGCGGTGACCGCCGAGTTCTTCGGTGCGTTCGACAACCGCGACGGCAAGACCGCCGACCTGGCCCGGCTCCGCCGGCTGATGCTGGTGGGCGGTGTGATCGTCAAGACCGGGCCCGATTTCACGGCTTACGGTGTGGAGGAGTTCATCGAGCCGCGCGAGCGGATGCTGACCGACGGCCGGCTGACCGAGTTCGCCGAGTGGGAGACCTCCGAACACACCGAGATCGTCGGTGACATCGCCTCCCGCTTCGGCGAGTACAGCAAGACGGGCATCCTGGACGGCAAGCCCTTCGAGGGCGACGGCACCAAGACCATCCAGTTCGTCCGCACCCCGGAGGGCTGGCGCATCGCCGCGTTCTCCTGGTACGACCACCCCTGACCGCCCGGCCACCCAAACGGAAACCACGTGACCCGTCGTGAAGACCGACGCGTGCCCGGAGCCGGAGCCGGAGCCGGAGCCGGTGCCGGAGCCGGAGGCGATGCCGGTGCGGAGGTCACGCCCGGCGATCCGGTCAGCCGGCCGGCTTCACGCAGGTCCGGTCCCGGGCGGGGAGTTCGCCGGTGGCCAGGTAGGTGTTGACCTCGGCGTCCACGCACGCGTTGTCGTAAAGGCCGTAGACCGCGTGCCGGTTGGCGCCCTCGAGCGTGACCAGCCGGGAGCCGGGCAGCTGGTCGTGCAGCCTGCCGCTGCTCTTGTACGTGGTGCGCGGGTCGCCGGTGGCGGCCACGATCAGCACCCGCGCGTCGCGGTCTATACGGGTGGGTTCCTCGCGCGGCCGGTCCCAGAACGCGCACGGACCGATGTTGTCGGCCAGCGGGCCGAACACCGGGTGCGCGGCCCTGTTGCGCTGGATGTCCCGCCAGTAGAGCTCGGGATCGCGCGGGGCGGCCACGTCCCCGCAGATGATCGCGGCCTGCGCGCCGCTCGGGGTCTCACCGCGCAGCGCGAAGCGCAGCATCGCGGCGAACTCGGGTGACAGCCGAGACGGTTGGCCCGCCGCGGCCTTCGCGAGTACGGACACCTGCTCGCCCAGCAGCGCCCGCGCCGTGTCGGTGTCGTCCGCGACGCCCATGAAGAGCAGGAACGGCACCTGGGTGTCGTCGAGCCGGAACGTCTCGGAGCCGGTGCCGACGGTGAGGGGCTTGCGCGCGGACGCGGTGATGACGCGGTCGACGGTGGCGAGGACTTCGGCGCGGGTGCGGCCGAGCCGGTAGGTGTCGTGGCGGGTCGCGGCCCAGGCGGCCCAGTCGGAGAGGGCTCGTTCGTTCTCGGGTTCGGAGCCCTTCAGGAGCCGGGCGCGGTAGTCGTCGGGGGCGATGGCGCCGTCGAGGACCATGCGGTCGTAACGGCCGGGGAACATCTGCGTGTAGACCGTGCCGAGGTAAGTGCCGTACGAGTAGCCGAGGTAGGAGATCTTCCGCTCGCCGAGCGCGCCGCGGATGACGTCCATGTCGCGGGCCGTGTTGCGGGTGCTGATATGGGGGAGCACGGAGGCGCCGGCGGCCCGGCACTTGGCGGCCAGGTCCTTCTGTAACGCCACCTGGCGGTCGAAGCCGGCCCGGCCCGTACCCGCCGAGAACCACGAACTGCCCACGGACCAGCCGCAGTCGAGAGGGGTGCTGCGGCCGACGAAACGCGGATCGAAGCCGATGACGTCGTAGCGCGGGCCGACCTCCTTCATCGCCTTGAACGCCTCCGGCGGGGACTCGAACGCGGTGCCGCCGGGGCCGCCGTTGTTGAGGAGGAGGGACCCGATGCGATGGCGGGTGTCGGTGGCCTCCAGCCTGGACACGGCCACGGTGATGGTGCGGCCGCGGGGATCGGCGTAGTCGAGCGGCACGGTCACGTTCGTGCACGTCACGCCGGCCTTGTCGAGGTCGCGGCCCGTGG
It contains:
- a CDS encoding carboxymuconolactone decarboxylase family protein codes for the protein MSYLNAQPPEATLLHVFTAYPDTARPLLELHEELLRKPSPFTVAERELMAAYVSGLNDCGYCHGIHTATAEAFGVPEGLLAAALADLDAAPVDPRLKPVLRYLEILTRTPSRLTPQDAEAVRAAGWDDRALHDAVLVGALFNFMNRMVEGLGIAGDPAYAPSAADRLHRHGYTALTTANTGS
- a CDS encoding phytase translates to MTPHRPARPTALALAAALAVLAGLTASVPAGAQARPAAGPPSATAAELPSVTATAETATLFDDEEGGNANADDPAIWRNDADPARSLVIATAKEGGLRVYDLKARQVQALTAPAGPTAADAPGRFNNVDLVHRMRLSGGARADLAVTTDRGNDRLRVYRIDPGRPGGPLKDVTAPTAPPVFSTTQDEINDQRTAYGLATWTDRATGRTYALVSRRHETTVALLELTAAPGGTVTYRTVRSLDLPSSFRLPDGTSWTPCGEPDERPQVEGMVVDPATGTLYAGQEDVGIWSVRADLTSRPVLVDRVREYGVPARYDEETEECTPGADPGYGGRHLTADVEGLTVIGGRDGEGYLMASSQGDDTFALYDRGRNGRLGYEGGLRIAARSDDLDGSEECDGAAALARPLGPDYPRGLLVVQDGHDAPEDGPRTATGFKFVDLGAVLDTLDD
- a CDS encoding SOS response-associated peptidase, with the protein product MCGRYASSRAPADLAGRFEASWDGRETLAASWNVAPTDPVWAVMERPDRDTGAIERSLRAVRWGLVPSWAKDPAVGSRMINARVETVHEKPAYRRAFAKRRCLLPADGFYEWQPVPATAGAKAYKQPYFIRPEDGAVMAMAGLYEFWRDPSVPDEDDPAAWLTTATIITTEATDHAGRIHPRMPLALEAADYEAWLDPGHQDTHALRALLHTPANGDLQVRAVTTAVNSVRNNGPHLLDAPAGPVPAPPDAF
- a CDS encoding helix-turn-helix domain-containing protein codes for the protein MDEPAPPYRAVLDEVGPRLKRLRTQRNLTLAALAETTGISKSTLSRLESGQRRPSLELLLPLAAAYRVPLDDLVGAPEVGDPRVRLTPRTLPDGGTVVPLSRGPGPLQAYKMVITDRGPVPDLRTHEGYEWLYVLGGRLRLVLGDRDLVLGAGEAAEFDTRLPHWFSSADGRPVEVLSLFGRQGERMHVRAKPRT
- a CDS encoding class I SAM-dependent methyltransferase; protein product: MSAHGDSGQAPVDDHGHRVGDRQGHGDHESHGPGHGHGQDHGAGHGHGQDHGAGHGHHTDIDWEVMATHLESNGEVQLPVLRRTADRLKELLGPGHRVRRVLDVGSGPGVMTCVFAETFEHAETVAVDGARGLLDHALARAERLGLRDRVAVRHAELPEGFTGAGAGADADGGSGIGTADLVWSSKAVHHLGDQQQALDALAAVLRPGGILAVAEGTLPMRFLPRDIGIGRPGLQARLDALQEEWFETMRAELPGSTAVVEDWPAMLGRAGLADAGSFTFLLDLPAPLDDQARGFLHAHLTRLREGMGGALDEEDLKTLDVLVDPEAPDGILRRPDAFLLAATTVYTGRNPADG
- a CDS encoding SGNH/GDSL hydrolase family protein; protein product: MRARRWLVTAVTAMSLSAGLNGPATPAEQPGPWQRTTPGVSGGPLETDLQSGVSVQGCDGSASAAPAVRRFSSAGATLPGAPTGAMAGCLRTVTGSGLTVGIRPRPRPGNQDPSTVVAYRGAALQWSRTITSTCGSAPLSVGRLVTGADGNVYGAATGHTSCGAQAAVFGLSAATGALLFLNRAADSGELVGAHRRGLVVLNRNGDGVRFLDYGGREYGRVRVTSAASEMPQRLAVNPDGYVFAYVTDRNGTGSRPDCATHYTANRVEVFGVNGRTGRHVLPYCTTLGINAWSAAGWGAPALLSSHRTDVPNTDRLLAFDTKAKQLFSRALPARVTGADGDVRAYAPVAVHADSRGRVLLVRNVSYGGFSSTSLQVDAYSHTSGAPLDSFDTSSFDGGRNGHTQVYGFAEGRLYFQQSVCADADCSAWTPTLFSLPRGGLGMDEPRATLLKSAKALPAPVRTVALGDSYSSGEGNPPFDSASGDCHRGAQAWPRLLAADDPGVQLVAHVACSGAKASAFTQPYHGEPAQVTGRLKAVKPAPGLVTLTIGGNDVGFSGILRRCFLVDCIQDRSLSHANSYVTSTLPGLLRSSYGLVRSTVPRTSRVLVVGYPRLFPLRQSDTTRCLWLSSGERAGLNSLATRLDQAIATAAREAKVSYVSVREVLTGHELCTAQPWVYDVGLHGGANRGHPLPAGQRAIEAAVRRAVAAG
- a CDS encoding DUF4440 domain-containing protein gives rise to the protein MSKSEIDAVTAEFFGAFDNRDGKTADLARLRRLMLVGGVIVKTGPDFTAYGVEEFIEPRERMLTDGRLTEFAEWETSEHTEIVGDIASRFGEYSKTGILDGKPFEGDGTKTIQFVRTPEGWRIAAFSWYDHP
- a CDS encoding alpha/beta hydrolase, with amino-acid sequence MTYGLDSPKKPPTAFTPALRRASAVGLVLAACLTASPALATAAAPPSHGSASAGQSPGAGLGRYYGQHLDWGSCATGPDDATGRDLDKAGVTCTNVTVPLDYADPRGRTITVAVSRLEATDTRHRIGSLLLNNGGPGGTAFESPPEAFKAMKEVGPRYDVIGFDPRFVGRSTPLDCGWSVGSSWFSAGTGRAGFDRQVALQKDLAAKCRAAGASVLPHISTRNTARDMDVIRGALGERKISYLGYSYGTYLGTVYTQMFPGRYDRMVLDGAIAPDDYRARLLKGSEPENERALSDWAAWAATRHDTYRLGRTRAEVLATVDRVITASARKPLTVGTGSETFRLDDTQVPFLLFMGVADDTDTARALLGEQVSVLAKAAAGQPSRLSPEFAAMLRFALRGETPSGAQAAIICGDVAAPRDPELYWRDIQRNRAAHPVFGPLADNIGPCAFWDRPREEPTRIDRDARVLIVAATGDPRTTYKSSGRLHDQLPGSRLVTLEGANRHAVYGLYDNACVDAEVNTYLATGELPARDRTCVKPAG